In Methylomagnum ishizawai, one DNA window encodes the following:
- the alaC gene encoding alanine transaminase, with translation MEEFQRIKRLPPYVFNIVNDLKAKERAAGVDIIDFGMGNPDRATPQHIVDKLVEVAQKGTAHRYSVSKGIIRLRKAICGWYQRRFNVDLDPDSQAIVTIGSKEGLAHLMFATLGPGDAVLVPNPAYPIHPYGCVLAGADVRHVPLLPGVDFFAELEKAIKTSWPKPKMLILNFPGNPTTQCVELDFFEKVVELAREYKIWVVHDIAYADIVFDGYVAPSILQVPGATDVAVEFFTLSKSYNMPGWRVGFMVGNRELVAALGRIKSYLDYGTFTPIQVAAITALEGPQDCVAEICELYRSRRDVLCTGLNNIGWAVEKPKATMFLWAPIPEQYKPLGSLEFAKKMLLEAQVAVSPGIGFGEYGDDHVRFSLIENEHRTRQAIRGIKNMMRKDSAA, from the coding sequence ATGGAAGAATTCCAACGCATCAAACGCCTGCCGCCCTACGTCTTCAACATCGTCAACGACCTCAAGGCCAAGGAGCGGGCGGCCGGGGTCGATATCATCGATTTCGGCATGGGCAATCCCGACCGCGCCACGCCCCAGCACATCGTCGATAAGCTGGTCGAAGTCGCCCAGAAAGGCACGGCCCATCGCTATTCGGTGTCGAAAGGCATCATCCGCCTGCGGAAGGCCATTTGCGGCTGGTATCAACGCCGCTTCAACGTCGATCTCGACCCCGATTCCCAGGCCATCGTCACCATCGGTTCCAAGGAAGGTCTGGCCCATCTGATGTTCGCCACCCTGGGGCCGGGCGACGCGGTGCTGGTGCCGAATCCAGCCTATCCCATCCACCCTTATGGCTGTGTGCTGGCCGGGGCCGATGTGCGGCATGTGCCCTTGCTGCCCGGTGTGGATTTCTTCGCGGAACTGGAAAAGGCCATCAAGACTTCCTGGCCGAAACCGAAGATGCTGATCCTCAACTTCCCCGGCAATCCCACCACCCAATGCGTGGAACTGGATTTCTTCGAGAAGGTGGTGGAACTGGCCCGCGAGTACAAAATCTGGGTGGTCCACGATATCGCCTATGCCGATATTGTGTTCGACGGCTATGTCGCCCCGTCCATCCTGCAAGTGCCGGGCGCGACCGATGTGGCGGTGGAATTCTTCACGCTCTCCAAGAGCTACAACATGCCGGGCTGGCGCGTCGGCTTCATGGTCGGCAACCGCGAATTGGTCGCGGCGCTCGGGCGCATCAAATCCTACCTCGACTACGGCACCTTCACCCCGATCCAGGTCGCGGCCATCACCGCGCTGGAAGGCCCGCAGGATTGCGTCGCCGAAATCTGCGAACTCTACCGCTCCCGTCGCGATGTGCTTTGCACCGGCCTTAACAACATCGGCTGGGCGGTGGAAAAACCCAAGGCCACCATGTTCCTGTGGGCGCCGATCCCCGAGCAATATAAGCCTCTCGGCTCCCTGGAATTCGCCAAGAAGATGCTGCTGGAAGCCCAGGTGGCGGTATCGCCCGGCATCGGCTTCGGCGAATACGGCGACGACCATGTCAGGTTCAGCCTGATCGAGAACGAACACCGCACCCGCCAGGCCATCCGCGGCATCAAGAACATGATGCGCAAGGACAGCGCGGCATAA
- a CDS encoding virulence factor, producing the protein MFAIAFDLVVKNTAQHHPKGVPAAYADIGAALADYGFRRVQGSLYVCDNEDMANLMDALDALALLPWFPRSVRDIRAFRVEQWSDFTARIKRKA; encoded by the coding sequence ATGTTCGCCATCGCTTTCGATTTGGTGGTCAAGAACACCGCCCAGCATCATCCCAAAGGCGTCCCGGCGGCTTATGCCGACATCGGCGCGGCCTTGGCGGATTATGGTTTCCGCCGGGTGCAGGGTAGCCTTTACGTGTGCGACAACGAGGATATGGCGAACCTGATGGATGCGCTGGACGCCCTGGCCCTGTTGCCCTGGTTCCCCCGCTCCGTGCGTGATATTCGGGCTTTCCGAGTGGAGCAATGGTCCGACTTCACGGCGCGGATCAAGCGGAAAGCCTAA
- a CDS encoding DUF5397 family protein, with translation MQTAFPHPEIIGSFHQFGPFGIPYQVLRPERETGAGWTVEIEIPETGERLEYSLDAVLNDPEAR, from the coding sequence ATGCAAACCGCTTTCCCGCACCCCGAAATCATCGGCAGCTTCCACCAATTCGGCCCGTTTGGTATTCCCTACCAAGTCCTGCGCCCCGAGCGGGAAACGGGCGCAGGATGGACGGTTGAAATCGAGATACCGGAAACCGGCGAACGCTTGGAATACAGCCTCGATGCGGTCTTGAACGATCCCGAGGCTCGCTGA
- a CDS encoding VWA domain-containing protein, translating to MSQYDDPRLRRWRLILGGPAQESCGVGLTGDDAAIDQALAALYDPDGPGGLRGERRGGSESSAPRVARWLGDIRKYFPASVVQVMQKDALDRLKLRDMLLQPEMLEAVQPDVHLVASLISLNRVIPAKTRETARLVVRKVVEALMKRLEEPMRSAVSGALNRAERNRRPRLAEIDWHRTIRANLRHWQAEYRTVIPETLIGYGRKSRRTQREVILCIDQSGSMAASVVYSSIFGAVLASLPAVQTRLVVFDTAVVDLSDQLDDPVELLFGVQLGGGTDINRAIGYCQGLVREPHNTILVLISDLIEGGVAQQLLRRAAELVDSGVQFITLLALSDEGAPVYDHRLAAQLAALGVPSFACTPDLFPELMAAAIRREDIGLWAGRRGIAAAREAR from the coding sequence ATGAGCCAATACGACGATCCGCGTTTGCGCCGCTGGCGCTTGATACTCGGCGGCCCCGCCCAGGAAAGCTGTGGTGTCGGCCTCACCGGCGACGATGCCGCCATCGACCAAGCCCTCGCGGCGTTGTACGACCCCGACGGGCCGGGCGGCTTGCGCGGCGAGCGCCGCGGCGGCAGCGAATCCTCCGCGCCCAGGGTCGCCCGCTGGCTGGGCGATATCCGCAAATACTTCCCGGCCTCGGTGGTCCAGGTCATGCAGAAGGACGCCCTGGACCGCCTGAAACTGCGCGACATGCTGTTGCAGCCGGAAATGCTGGAAGCGGTACAGCCCGATGTGCATCTGGTCGCCAGCCTGATTTCGCTCAACCGGGTGATTCCGGCCAAAACCCGCGAGACGGCGCGGCTGGTGGTGCGCAAAGTGGTCGAAGCCCTGATGAAACGGCTGGAAGAACCCATGCGCAGCGCCGTCAGCGGAGCGCTCAACCGCGCCGAGCGCAACCGCCGCCCGCGGCTGGCCGAAATCGACTGGCACCGGACGATCCGCGCCAACCTGCGCCATTGGCAGGCGGAATACCGCACGGTCATCCCCGAAACCTTGATCGGCTATGGCCGCAAATCGCGCCGCACCCAGCGCGAGGTGATCCTGTGCATCGATCAGAGCGGCTCGATGGCGGCGTCGGTGGTGTATTCCAGCATCTTCGGCGCGGTGCTGGCGTCCTTGCCCGCCGTGCAGACCCGGCTGGTGGTGTTCGATACCGCCGTGGTGGATTTGAGCGACCAACTCGACGATCCGGTGGAATTGCTGTTCGGGGTGCAATTGGGTGGCGGCACCGATATCAACCGCGCCATCGGCTATTGCCAGGGCTTGGTGCGCGAGCCGCACAACACCATCCTAGTGTTGATCTCGGATTTGATCGAAGGCGGCGTGGCCCAGCAGTTGTTGCGGCGAGCGGCGGAATTAGTGGATTCGGGCGTGCAGTTCATCACGCTGTTGGCCTTGAGCGACGAAGGTGCGCCGGTCTACGACCATCGGCTCGCCGCCCAATTGGCCGCGCTGGGCGTGCCGTCCTTCGCCTGTACGCCGGACCTGTTCCCGGAACTGATGGCGGCGGCGATCCGGCGCGAGGATATTGGGCTATGGGCGGGGCGGCGGGGGATCGCGGCGGCGCGGGAGGCGCGGTAG
- a CDS encoding homoserine dehydrogenase → MKPVKIGLLGLGTVGGGTVRVLKRNASEITRRAGRDIQIVAASARSLDKARICDTTGIRLTADPYEIVNDPEIDIVVELIGGLDPAQDLVLQALDAGKHVVTANKMLIALHGNEVFAKAREKGVMVAFEAAVAGGIPIIKALREGLSGNTVEWLAGIINGTCNFILTEMWEKGRDFGEVLKEAQALGYAEADPTFDVEGVDAAHKLTILASIAFGIPLQFAKVYIEGISGITALDVTYAEALGYRIKLLGIARRTAEGIELRVHPTLIPARRLIANVNGVMNAVLVKGDAVGPTLYYGAGAGAEPTASAVVADIVDVVRTLTSDPDNRVPHLAFQPGAIADIPVLPIEAVETAYYLRLSAEDKPGVLADVTRILANHNISIEAIIQKEAPQGGSQLPVILLIHKVRERELNEAVARIEALPTIGGSVKRIRLETLG, encoded by the coding sequence TTGAAACCCGTAAAAATCGGCCTGCTCGGCCTCGGCACCGTCGGCGGCGGCACCGTCCGCGTCCTCAAACGCAACGCCTCCGAAATCACCCGCCGGGCGGGCCGGGACATCCAGATCGTCGCCGCCTCGGCCCGTTCGTTGGACAAGGCCCGCATCTGCGATACCACCGGCATCCGCCTCACCGCCGATCCTTATGAAATCGTCAACGACCCCGAGATCGACATCGTGGTCGAACTCATCGGCGGCCTCGACCCCGCCCAGGATTTGGTGCTGCAAGCCCTGGACGCGGGCAAGCACGTCGTCACCGCCAACAAGATGCTGATCGCCCTCCACGGCAACGAAGTCTTCGCCAAGGCCCGTGAGAAGGGTGTGATGGTGGCGTTCGAGGCGGCGGTGGCGGGCGGCATCCCCATCATCAAGGCGCTGCGCGAAGGCTTGTCCGGCAACACCGTGGAATGGCTGGCCGGGATCATCAACGGCACCTGCAATTTCATCCTGACCGAGATGTGGGAGAAGGGCCGTGATTTCGGCGAGGTGCTGAAGGAAGCCCAGGCGCTGGGCTATGCCGAGGCCGATCCGACCTTCGACGTGGAAGGCGTGGACGCCGCCCATAAGCTCACCATCCTGGCCTCCATCGCCTTCGGCATTCCGCTGCAATTCGCCAAGGTGTATATCGAGGGCATCAGCGGCATCACCGCGCTGGACGTGACCTATGCGGAGGCTTTGGGCTATCGCATCAAGTTGCTAGGGATCGCCCGCCGCACGGCGGAGGGGATCGAACTGCGGGTGCATCCGACTTTGATCCCGGCCCGCCGTTTAATCGCCAATGTCAACGGGGTGATGAACGCGGTGTTGGTGAAGGGCGACGCGGTGGGACCGACGCTGTATTACGGCGCGGGCGCCGGGGCCGAGCCGACCGCGTCCGCCGTGGTGGCCGATATCGTCGATGTGGTGCGGACCCTGACTTCCGACCCCGACAACCGGGTGCCGCATCTGGCGTTCCAGCCGGGGGCCATCGCCGATATTCCGGTGCTGCCCATCGAGGCGGTGGAGACGGCGTATTACCTGCGCCTGAGCGCCGAGGACAAGCCGGGCGTGCTGGCCGATGTGACCCGCATCCTGGCGAATCACAACATCAGCATCGAGGCCATCATCCAGAAGGAAGCGCCCCAGGGTGGAAGCCAGTTGCCGGTGATCCTGCTGATCCACAAGGTGCGCGAGCGCGAGTTGAATGAAGCCGTGGCGCGGATCGAAGCTTTGCCGACGATTGGGGGCAGTGTGAAGCGGATCCGGTTGGAAACCTTGGGGTAG